A window of Phycobacter azelaicus contains these coding sequences:
- a CDS encoding extracellular solute-binding protein: MLHGAFFLSVILLLLGFSIQARADEVIIKSHGFAEFGELKYPEGFEHFDYVNPDAPKGGEMSISAVGTFDSMNPFTRKGRAGALASYHLESLLVESYDEPGSYYGLIAESLEYPESQDWVIFNLRPEARFSDGTPVTAEDVVFSHNILLDQGLQSYAEAVRKRIPKAEALDSHRVKFYFSPDFPRRAMITQVGGTPVFSKAWFDADPENRRLDEPRLDPGIGSGPYVLDSFNVNQRIVYQRNPDYWGWHLNVNKGRHNYDRLRIEYFGDAIAAMEGFKAGVYTLRTENNSKNWATAYEFDAVSRGDVIKDEIPDGNVPAANGFVMNLLRPVFQDIRVREAVQLAYNFEWTNESLQYGLFRHRSSFWQDTALEAKDLPTGLEKEVLEALGDQIDPSILTEPAVMAHSSKPERPSDRRNLRRAMKLLDEAGWIVGNDGIRRNAAGEVLKIEFLLDSPVLERIVQPFITNLQTMGIEAVLNRVDFAQYTSRRREKDFDMVSFAYPKSLEPSTGLYQQFGSEAHQYSVFNPAGLADPAVDALIGNIVKATTQEDLYANTRALDRVLRAKRFMVPTWYLDVSWLAYWRMYEYPENLPPFSSGWLDIWWVNGDKEADLKASGALR; encoded by the coding sequence ATGCTGCATGGCGCATTTTTCCTGAGTGTGATTCTGCTGCTCCTCGGGTTCAGCATTCAGGCTCGCGCAGACGAGGTAATCATCAAGAGCCACGGCTTTGCCGAGTTCGGCGAGTTGAAGTACCCCGAGGGCTTTGAGCATTTCGACTACGTCAACCCCGATGCCCCCAAGGGCGGCGAGATGTCGATTTCAGCCGTTGGCACCTTTGACAGCATGAACCCATTTACGCGCAAAGGACGGGCCGGGGCGCTGGCCTCCTATCATCTGGAAAGCCTGCTGGTCGAATCCTACGATGAGCCGGGCTCCTATTACGGGTTGATCGCAGAAAGCCTTGAGTATCCGGAGAGTCAGGACTGGGTGATCTTCAATTTGCGCCCCGAGGCGCGGTTTTCCGACGGCACGCCAGTCACGGCCGAGGATGTGGTCTTTTCCCACAACATCCTCTTGGATCAGGGCCTGCAGTCCTATGCCGAGGCGGTGCGTAAACGTATCCCCAAGGCAGAAGCGCTCGATTCGCATCGGGTGAAGTTCTATTTCTCCCCGGATTTTCCTCGTCGCGCTATGATCACTCAGGTTGGTGGTACGCCGGTTTTCTCAAAAGCCTGGTTCGACGCCGATCCTGAAAACCGCCGTCTGGATGAGCCGCGTCTTGATCCCGGCATCGGCTCGGGCCCCTACGTTCTGGATAGCTTCAATGTGAATCAGCGGATCGTGTACCAGCGTAATCCAGACTATTGGGGCTGGCATCTGAATGTGAACAAGGGTCGTCACAATTATGATCGCCTGCGTATCGAATATTTCGGCGATGCGATTGCGGCGATGGAAGGGTTCAAGGCTGGTGTCTACACCCTGCGGACCGAGAATAACTCCAAGAACTGGGCGACGGCTTATGAATTCGATGCGGTTTCGCGCGGCGACGTGATCAAGGACGAGATCCCAGATGGGAATGTGCCCGCCGCCAACGGCTTCGTGATGAACCTTTTGCGCCCGGTGTTTCAGGACATTCGGGTGCGCGAGGCGGTGCAACTGGCCTATAATTTCGAATGGACCAACGAGAGCCTGCAATACGGGCTGTTCCGGCATCGCTCTTCTTTCTGGCAGGATACCGCGCTGGAAGCCAAGGATCTGCCAACAGGCCTGGAAAAAGAAGTTCTCGAAGCGCTTGGCGATCAGATTGATCCGTCGATTCTGACCGAACCAGCGGTGATGGCACATAGCTCCAAGCCCGAACGCCCCTCGGACCGGCGCAACCTGCGCCGCGCCATGAAGCTGCTGGATGAGGCCGGATGGATCGTCGGCAATGACGGTATCCGCCGCAATGCCGCAGGCGAGGTGCTCAAGATCGAATTCCTGCTCGACAGCCCGGTGCTGGAGCGGATCGTTCAGCCCTTTATCACCAATCTGCAGACCATGGGAATCGAGGCGGTTTTGAACCGTGTGGATTTTGCCCAGTACACCAGCCGCCGCCGCGAAAAAGACTTTGATATGGTCTCTTTCGCCTATCCGAAATCTCTGGAGCCTTCGACTGGTCTTTATCAGCAGTTCGGATCCGAGGCGCATCAATATTCCGTCTTCAACCCGGCGGGCCTTGCGGACCCCGCAGTGGACGCGCTGATCGGCAATATCGTGAAGGCCACCACGCAGGAAGACTTATACGCCAATACCCGCGCCCTTGATCGTGTGCTGCGGGCCAAGCGTTTCATGGTGCCGACGTGGTATCTGGACGTAAGCTGGCTCGCCTATTGGCGGATGTATGAATACCCCGAGAATCTGCCGCCTTTCTCCTCTGGCTGGCTGGACATCTGGTGGGTCAACGGCGACAAGGAGGCCGACCTCAAGGCCTCTGGCGCCCTGCGATAG
- a CDS encoding microcin C ABC transporter permease YejB has translation MAAYILRRFLLIIPTLFGIMVINFALVQFVPGGPVEQIIAQMQGSGDVFEGFAGGGGDTGATETLGANDSYAGRQGLPPELIEELTAQFGLDKPPLERFIQMIGNYLRFDFGESYFRKIEVTDLVLEKMPVSISLGLWSTLIAYLISIPLGIRKALNDGSRFDTWTSGVIIAAYAIPGFLFAIMLLVLFAGGSYWQIFPLRGLTSDNWDELSLLGKIGDYFWHITLPVVASTIASFATLTLLTKNSFLDEIKKQYVMTARAKGLSESRVLYGHVFRNAMLIVIAGFPAVFIGVFFSGSLIIETIFSLDGLGRLGFEAAVARDYPVIFGTLFIFGLMSLVVGIISDIMYVLVDPRIDFDKREG, from the coding sequence ATGGCAGCCTATATCCTCAGGCGGTTTCTGCTGATCATCCCGACCCTTTTCGGGATCATGGTGATCAACTTTGCCCTTGTGCAGTTCGTCCCCGGAGGCCCGGTGGAGCAGATCATCGCCCAGATGCAGGGCAGCGGCGACGTCTTTGAAGGCTTTGCCGGTGGCGGCGGTGACACTGGCGCCACCGAAACCCTGGGTGCCAACGACAGCTATGCAGGCCGTCAGGGCCTGCCGCCCGAGCTGATAGAAGAACTCACCGCTCAATTCGGCCTTGATAAGCCGCCTTTGGAGCGCTTCATCCAGATGATCGGCAACTACCTGCGGTTCGATTTCGGAGAGAGCTATTTCCGCAAGATTGAGGTGACCGATCTGGTGCTTGAAAAGATGCCAGTGTCGATTTCCCTCGGTCTGTGGTCGACGCTCATTGCCTATCTCATCTCAATCCCGCTGGGGATCCGCAAGGCGCTGAACGATGGCTCGCGCTTTGACACCTGGACCAGCGGCGTCATCATCGCAGCCTATGCCATTCCGGGCTTTCTGTTCGCCATTATGCTGCTGGTTCTCTTTGCAGGTGGCTCATACTGGCAGATCTTCCCACTGCGGGGCCTCACATCGGACAACTGGGACGAGCTGAGCCTTCTGGGCAAAATCGGCGATTATTTCTGGCACATCACCCTGCCGGTTGTGGCCTCGACCATCGCCTCCTTCGCGACGCTGACATTGCTGACCAAGAACTCCTTCCTGGACGAGATCAAGAAACAGTATGTCATGACCGCCCGCGCCAAGGGGCTGAGCGAAAGCCGCGTTCTTTATGGTCACGTGTTTCGCAACGCGATGCTGATCGTGATCGCGGGCTTTCCGGCGGTCTTTATCGGCGTGTTTTTCTCCGGCAGCCTCATTATCGAGACGATTTTTTCGCTCGACGGACTTGGGCGTCTTGGGTTCGAGGCGGCAGTGGCGCGTGATTACCCGGTGATCTTTGGCACACTCTTTATCTTTGGTCTGATGAGCCTCGTCGTCGGCATCATTTCCGACATCATGTACGTGCTTGTCGATCCGCGCATTGATTTCGACAAGAGGGAGGGCTGA